One window of Dermacentor albipictus isolate Rhodes 1998 colony chromosome 9, USDA_Dalb.pri_finalv2, whole genome shotgun sequence genomic DNA carries:
- the LOC139046754 gene encoding uncharacterized protein isoform X2 translates to MTEERNGGHAPPAFNSIDEAIPGTSREGGEGASATSDDCTTCLLLHLEAQSHMPIPMPDPRIADECINDVWKALHCRTDASDDNGIHARRKPEAPVLHFQSAGVAAAASMQWPVQATRARRKHRAFLKTTLGMLLPPEERNSKRTVVSEHVMNCL, encoded by the exons ATGACTGAAGAACGAAACGGTGGACATGCGCCTCCCGCGTTTAACAGCATCGACGAAGCAATCCCGGGTACAAGCCGGGAAGGCGGCGAGGGTGCTTCAGCAACTTCCGACGATTGCACTAC ATGTCTTCTGCTCCACCTGGAAGCACAGAGTCACATGCCGATACCTATGCCTGATCCTAGGATTGCTGACGAATGCATAAATGATGTGTGGAAGGCGTTGCACTGCCGGACCGATGCTAGTGACGACAATG GTATACACGCAAGACGGAAACCCGAAGCACCGGTTTTACACTTCCAGTCTGCAGGAGTAGCGGCGGCGGCATCGATGCAATGGCCAGTACAAGCCACGCGGGCACGGAGGAAGCATCGGGCCTTCCTGAAAACGACCCTAG GGATGCTACTGCCACCGGAGGAACGGAACAGCAAGAGGACTGTGGTGTCAGAGCATGTGATGAATTGTCTGTAA